In Novosphingobium kaempferiae, the DNA window CGCCTAACCCCCCGTCGTCATTGCGAGCGTAGCGAAGCAATCCGGCGGCGTGGGCCGACGTGGATTGCTTCGCTACGCTCGCAATGACGAGACTGAAGCGTCAGACCGCCACTGCCTCGCCGCCTTCGAGGCGGTGCGAGCAGCCGAGTGCGAGCGCGTCGTCCGCTTCGGAGAGCGCCGCCACCGTCACCCAGCCGATCGCGCGTTGGCGCGCGGCGACTTCGCGGTCGTGGCCGAGGGGCAGGAACAGGCGCCGCTCCTCGCCCGCCGCGGCGGACAGCGTCTCGATCAGCGGATCGGGATAGAGCGAGAAGCCCGTCGCCGCCTCCGGATCGCGCCCGGTCTGGCCGAGGATCGCGTAAGTACCCCCGCGCCCGAGGCTGCCGGGAACGCCATCGGCATAGATCGTGAAGCCGAACCACGACTGGTATTCGAAGCCGTGGCGCTCCGAGGGGTCGAGCGTCAGGCGTGCCTTGCCGTTCACGCGCGCAGCAATGGCGCGCAGCGCGGCAATGCGGCCCGCGAGCGCCCCGCCGACGTCGAACTCGGCCAGCCGCTCGATCGCGGTCTCGAACGGGCCGACCGCGTAGAGCAGCGGCAGGTACGCCTCGCCGCCAGCATCGACGAGCCCGCCCGCGTCCTTGGCGTCGAGCATCTGGCGCACCGTCTCGATGTTGTGCGAGGGCAGCGGCAACGTCCCGGCGCTCAGCGCGTCGACGAGGTCGGGCAGCGTGAAGTCCACCGACACGCCCGTAGCCCCGGCCGCGCGCAGCGTCTCGATGGCGAGTTCGACGATCTCGGCCGCCGCCTCGGTAGAATCGGCGCCGATCAGTTCCGCGCCAAGCTGAAGGCGTTCGCGCGCGGGGTCGAGGCCGTCGCCCTTGATGGTGACGACCTGCCCCGAATAGGACAGGCGCAGCGGGCGCGGCGACGGCGACAGGCCGGTCGCGGCGATGCGCGCGATCTGCGCGGTCATGTCCGAACGCAACGCCAGCATCCGCGCCGAG includes these proteins:
- a CDS encoding ATP phosphoribosyltransferase regulatory subunit, whose product is MQENDRDLLPEGLGDRLPQQAWASQTVRRAAHDVLASHGYARVETPVLEFEKALASRMAGVQVRRMFRFVDPVSARMLALRSDMTAQIARIAATGLSPSPRPLRLSYSGQVVTIKGDGLDPARERLQLGAELIGADSTEAAAEIVELAIETLRAAGATGVSVDFTLPDLVDALSAGTLPLPSHNIETVRQMLDAKDAGGLVDAGGEAYLPLLYAVGPFETAIERLAEFDVGGALAGRIAALRAIAARVNGKARLTLDPSERHGFEYQSWFGFTIYADGVPGSLGRGGTYAILGQTGRDPEAATGFSLYPDPLIETLSAAAGEERRLFLPLGHDREVAARQRAIGWVTVAALSEADDALALGCSHRLEGGEAVAV